A single genomic interval of Ischnura elegans chromosome 3, ioIscEleg1.1, whole genome shotgun sequence harbors:
- the LOC124155739 gene encoding protein PTCD3 homolog, mitochondrial, whose amino-acid sequence MHPLRGLGCFNWNKCRWDALATVARHYSSSGDTIVIPKRIHRGPTDILRALESTVQRDYTAAEYKFHDDPFLIPTSNSAKRTYAMSKEAGRKAALWIRKEHAQWFNTKLAEPPIKALTAKPAITEASEASEEILKDLIGDSLVSDAITVYEILEKNGQELSEETKQAFLELLCFNNCIDSPSEELVEERWFRQSFQGKQRPRKTWKDEGLAENIFKSLSSGPNAGKAHRALVRGMARFGQFERAWQLLREMVASGDSNLVPDTGCYNAIISGALSLREGGESRWQMVETLLREMASSGLKPNIGTMNAVLEVISATGFFPRSREIALQTLSEFHHLGIEPSLASYYYILTIFCRERGPKSRVLVDILNKLDGQVIEARDPKDTLFFLTAMEVCRYHLQDVELAHRVHNLLLEHSNYDFIGDSFKESAYYRNYFILMCTIEPLETFMEVYNKLVPNVYVPEPAVMEEVLKAVDLNGAYELLPQLWSDMIIFDHTSRDSLLTKMLDILARNPVTDSPSDSEESLCKKKALRESYMRIAWGIWEKIEGEAENVGLRSRNLMWTGAMLGDLLSVCVQCDEFEKAWKVLVHLGAEAKLTTSPDEEPATPNPISGVPSIKSLSLFIDACIKKGDASKGLSCVKYAADAGFPESGELGCKLAKSLQLTPLQMNLLKSTIGIVNLETPLEKKDVAG is encoded by the exons ATGCATCCTTTACGAGGTTTAGGGTGCTTCAATTG GAATAAATGTCGATGGGATGCCTTGGCTACCGTGGCTCGTCATTATTCTTCATCTGGGGATACAATAGTGATTCCGAAGAGAATCCACCGAGGTCCTACAGATATTTTGCGT GCTCTTGAATCTACTGTGCAAAGGGATTATACAGCTGCTGAGTACAAATTTCACGATGACCCTTTCCTCATTCCTACATCCAACTCGGCGAAACGCACCTACGCTATGTCTAAAGAGGCTGGAAGGAAAGCGGCCCTATGGATTAGAAAAGAGCATGCTCAGTGGTTTAATACAAAATTAGCGGAGCCGCCTATCAAG GCCTTGACTGCAAAACCTGCCATAACGGAAGCAAGTGAAGCCAGcgaagaaatattgaaagacCTGATTGGAGATTCACTGGTTTCTGATGCAATTACTGTgtatgaaattttagaaaaaaacggCCAAG AGTTATCAGAGGAAACCAAGCAAGCATTTTTGGAACTTCTGTGTTTTAACAACTGTATTGACTCTCCATCAGAAGAATTAGTGGAAGAGCGATGGTTTCGTCAGAGTTTTCAAGGCAAACAAAGGCCTCGGAAAACATGGAA GGATGAAGGCTTGGCAGAAAATATATTCAAGTCATTGTCATCAGGTCCCAATGCTGGGAAGGCCCACAGAGCTCTTGTTCGAGGCATGGCTCGCTTTGGACAGTTTGAGCGTGCATGGCAGCTATTAAGGGAAATGGTTGCATCAGGAGATTCCAATTTAGTGCCAGATACAGGATGCTACAATGCCATTATTTCTGGAGCATTATCTTTAAGAGAAGGTGGTGAATCCCGTTGGCAAATGGTGGAG ACACTACTGAGAGAAATGGCTTCCAGTGGACTTAAGCCTAACATTGGCACCATGAATGCTGTGTTGGAAGTGATAAGTGCTACGGGATTTTTCCCAAGGTCACGGGAGATCGCTCTGCAAACTTTATCGGAGTTCCATCATCTTGGAATTGAACCAAGTTTGGCCTCATACTATTATATCCTCACAATATTTTGTAGAGAAC GAGGGCCCAAGAGCAGGGTTTTGGTTGACATCTTGAATAAATTGGATGGCCAAGTAATAGAGGCACGTGATCCTAAGGACACGCTCTTTTTCTTGACAGCTATGGAAGTGTGCCGATATCATTTGCAGGATGTTGAACTGGCGCATAGGGTCCATAATTTATTGCTTGAACActcaaattatgattttattggaGATTCTTTCAAGGAGTCTGCTTATTA cCGCAACTATTTTATACTCATGTGTACTATAGAGCCTTTGGAAACTTTTATGGAAGTTTATAATAAGTTGGTTCCTAATGTGTATGTTCCGGAACCAGCAGTGATGGAA GAAGTGCTGAAAGCTGTAGATTTGAATGGTGCATACGAGTTACTACCCCAGTTGTGGTCGGATATGATCATTTTTGATCACACCTCTAGGGATAGCTTATTGACAAAAATGCTGGATATACTGGCTCGCAATCCTGTAACCGATTCCCCCTCTGACTCGGAAGAATCACTGTGCAAAAAGAAGGCTCTCCGAGAATCTTACATGAGAATAGCTTGGGGAATTTGGGAGAAGATTGAAGGAGAAGCAGAAAATGTGGGTCTCAGATCCAGAAATTTAAT GTGGACAGGGGCAATGTTGGGTGATCTCTTGAGTGTGTGTGTGCAGTGTGATGAATTTGAGAAGGCTTGGAAAGTGCTCGTTCACCTCGGTGCTGAGGCAAAGTTGACCACCTCCCCAGACGAAGAGCCTGCAACACCCAACCCCATCAGTGGAGTTCCCAGTATCAAATCCCTATCTCTATTTATTGACGCTTGCATCAAGAAAGGCGACGCTAGTAAAGGATTG tCTTGTGTTAAGTATGCTGCAGATGCAGGATTTCCTGAATCAGGGGAGTTAGGATGTAAACTAGCCAAAAGCTTGCAGCTGACTCCTCTGCAGATGAACTTGCTCAAGAGTACGATTGGAATAGTGAATTTGGAGACCCCTCTGgagaagaaagatgtagcaggTTGA